A genomic stretch from Aedes albopictus strain Foshan chromosome 2, AalbF5, whole genome shotgun sequence includes:
- the LOC109416857 gene encoding uncharacterized protein LOC109416857, whose protein sequence is MQKSTISRKRSRFTVIMHLDDYDSKMAQLIGDTSTYQQVNSDPTSRYERGNNNIVRRLYALQLIDARTKHRLTSYNAVCPRIYGQPKAHKPSLPLRPVVPNTTSPTYHLSKFIADILQNSFKSQYNAVDSKTFCAYVNQLTIPTDHVLVSFDAVSLFTNVTKDVVIHDIIMMWNEIQVNTNINLDLFLVIVDFCISGSFFCFRQKFYHQISGTAMGSPLSPILADIVMENLLTRALRTANILPQFIRKYVDDLFLVLHKDQVNAVLDVFNTMNPRIVFTSEVEVNCQLPFLDLLVIRLPDGTIKTDWYTKPIASGRMLNFFSFHSMDQKLSVARNFIDRVRSFSTTRSSEQQEQLIHTHLRKNDYPSALINRLLRQTQRIDTPEKPTIYRSIPYIQGLTPSLKRIIHSSGLAVGISHNNNNTVGKLYRNAKDPVPDMSKSNVIYRIDCQNCPGKYIGMTANKLRNRMYGHQTHVNTLEQHLAQGQQYTDLPVQQLREKSALINHCITHQHRFNISNPTIVDITYKKQALQVLEMCQIATTSNTVNHRTDTDNLSCAYAHLLSSIKTRREESRASSTNSYNRPESNDYPSQLTQTDTTTQTPHNIQIPQ, encoded by the coding sequence ATGCAGAAGTCCACGATTTCCAGGAAAAGATCCAGGTTTACAGTCATAATGCATCTGGATGACTACGACAGCAAGATGGCACAGCTGATCGGGGATACCAGTACATATCAGCAGGTGAACTCGGATCCAACGAGCCGGTACGAACGGGGCAACAACAACATTGTCAGGAGACTGTACGCGCTACAGCTGATAGATGCCCGAACGAAACACAGACTCACAAGCTACAACGCTGTGTGTCCTCGTATATACGGACAGCCGAAGGCACACAAGCCGAGCTTACCGCTCAGGCCAGTGGTTCCCAACACAACATCTCCTACGTACCATTTGAGTAAGTTCATAGCTGATATActccaaaattctttcaagagtcaGTATAATGCTGTTGACTCGAAAACGTTCTGCGCATACGTCAATCAATTGACAATACCGACAGACCACGTACTGGTGTCTTTTGATGCAGTATCGTTGTTCACCAACGTTACTAAAGACGTCGTCATCCACGACATCATTATGATGTGGAACGAGATACAGGTTAATACGAACATAAACCTGGATCTTTTCCTGGTAATCGTGGACTTCTGCATAAGTGGCAGTTTCTTTTGTTTCCGCCAAAAATTCTACCACCAAATATCAGGCACGGCAATGGGAAGTCCTCTTTCTCCAATATTGGCTGACATCGTTATGGAGAATCTGTTGACGAGAGCATTACGAACTGCTAACATCCTTCCGCAGTTTATACGTAAATATGTGGACGATTTGTTCCTTGTGCTTCATAAAGACCAAGTGAACGCAGTGTTAGATGTTTTCAACACAATGAACCCAAGGATTGTGTTTACATCCGAGGTGGAGGTTAACTGTCAACTACCATTCCTGGATTTGTTGGTAATTAGGCTACCAGATGGCACCATCAAAACGGACTGGTATACCAAGCCTATCGCATCCGGTAGAATGCTTAACTTTTTCTCGTTCCACTCCATGGATCAAAAACTTTCGGTGGCCAGGAATTTTATCGACCGAGTCCGTAGCTTCAGCACCACTCGCAGTTCGGAACAACAAGAACAGCTGATTCATACACACCTCAGAAAGAATGATTATCCCTCAGCTCTCATCAATCGTCTATTGCGTCAGACACAGCGTATAGACACACCGGAGAAACCAACCATCTATCGATCGATCCCATACATCCAAGGCCTGACACCATCCCTAAAACGGATAATACACAGCAGTGGACTCGCTGTTGGGATTtcacacaacaacaacaacacagtGGGGAAGCTGTATCGTAATGCTAAAGATCCGGTACCGGACATGAGCAAAAGCAACGTAATATACAGGATCGACTGTCAAAACTGCCCCGGCAAATACATTGGCATGACGGCGAATAAACTCCGCAATCGCATGTATGGACACCAAACCCATGTCAACACACTGGAACAGCATCTAGCGCAAGGGCAGCAATATACCGATCTTCCAGTACAACAACTACGGGAAAAATCAGCATTGATCAACCATTGCATCACCCACCAACACCGGTTCAACATTAGCAATCCCACTAtcgtcgatataacgtacaagaaGCAAGCTCTGCAAGTGTTGGAAATGTGCCAGATCGCGACTACATCCAACACGGTCAACCATCGGACAGACACCGATAATCTAAGCTGTGCGTACGCACATTTACTCTCCTCTATCAAAACCCGAAGAGAGGAGAGTCGTGCGTCGTCTACAAATAGTTATAATCGACCCGAATCCAACGACTACCCATCCCAACTAACACAGACAGACACAACCACCCAAacaccacacaatatacaaatccctCAGTAA